One Pararhizobium sp. IMCC3301 DNA segment encodes these proteins:
- a CDS encoding [protein-PII] uridylyltransferase codes for MAALVTQTPLIDPYALARTLNGIVENHDGRGDSSEVRSEALTALKQAYQSGCERAEALLQDDGSGTACARRLSNLQDQLMHCILDFALCHVFPSSNPSMAEKLSVVAVGGYGRGTLAPGSDIDLLFVLPYKQTPWGESVVEYVLYLLWDMGFKVGHATRNIDECVRLSKTDMTIRTSILEARYVCGNQALFAELTERFKKDVVRGTAREFIVAKLEERDDRHKRSGASRYRVEPNIKEGKGGLRDLHTLFWIARYFYGIDRTDELIKLGVLTRKEHNLFVKCEDFLWAVRCHLHFLTGRPEERLSFDVQTEMARRLDYHEHGGLAAVERFMKHYFLIAKDVGDLTRIFCAQLEESNAKDAPGLNRLFLNLTGRRRRKIRGSKDFVLETKRITAADETVFQRDPVNLIRMFWLADKHNVAFHPDTIQLVRRSLKFITKKVRENPEANRLFLDILTSRNQPETVLRRMNETGVLGRFIPDFGRVVAMMQFNMYHHFTVDEHLLRSIGILSEIDRGELEAEHPLANKIFSEIKDRVVLYVALFLHDIAKGRNEDHSIAGAKVARKLCPRFGLTAAQTELVAWLIEEHLTMSAIAQSRDLADRKTIQDFAGCMQTFERMKMLVILTVCDIKAVGPGVWNGWKGQLLRTLYYETEPLLTGGFTQVGQSERVHRAMERLGSTLREEKRGDEKVWNQRQVNAYQKLHYPAYWLRVDPETMIYHARFINDVETSKRSFATGVHTKSFEGITEITVYAPDHPRLLAYVTGACAVAGANIVDAQIFTTTNGKALDSIFINREFNDDADELRRGARIGELIEDVLNGSLHLPAVLASKSQKTRRQKAFSLEPTVTIDNTVSNLFSVVEVSGLDRLGLLYDLTTAMADLNLNIASAHIATFGERALDGFYVTDLIGEKITNPGKHRTIKNRLLRVFMTKPGTAGHVPTKAKRNTPPATHERPSA; via the coding sequence ATGGCCGCACTTGTAACGCAGACCCCGCTGATTGATCCGTACGCGCTTGCGCGGACTTTGAACGGCATTGTTGAAAATCACGACGGACGGGGCGATTCATCCGAGGTTCGCTCCGAGGCCCTCACGGCGCTGAAACAGGCTTACCAGAGCGGCTGCGAGCGGGCGGAAGCCCTGCTGCAGGATGACGGCAGCGGCACAGCCTGCGCCAGGCGCCTGTCGAACTTGCAGGACCAGTTGATGCACTGCATTCTGGATTTTGCCCTGTGCCATGTGTTTCCCAGCAGCAATCCGTCGATGGCCGAGAAACTGTCTGTGGTGGCGGTCGGCGGCTATGGCCGGGGCACTCTGGCCCCCGGCTCCGATATCGATCTGCTGTTTGTGCTGCCCTACAAACAGACGCCATGGGGCGAAAGCGTCGTGGAATATGTGCTCTATCTGTTGTGGGATATGGGCTTCAAGGTCGGCCATGCTACCCGTAACATTGATGAATGTGTGCGGCTTTCCAAAACCGATATGACAATCCGCACCTCCATTCTGGAAGCGCGTTATGTGTGCGGTAACCAGGCGCTGTTTGCTGAACTGACCGAACGCTTCAAGAAGGATGTGGTGCGCGGAACGGCCAGGGAATTCATTGTTGCCAAGCTGGAAGAACGCGACGATCGCCACAAACGCTCCGGCGCATCGCGATACCGGGTGGAACCGAATATCAAGGAAGGCAAGGGTGGCCTGCGCGATCTGCACACCCTGTTCTGGATTGCCAGATATTTCTACGGCATCGACCGGACCGATGAGCTGATCAAACTCGGCGTTCTGACCCGCAAGGAACACAATCTTTTCGTCAAATGCGAAGATTTTCTGTGGGCGGTGCGCTGCCATCTGCATTTTCTCACCGGACGTCCTGAAGAACGCCTGTCATTTGACGTTCAGACGGAAATGGCAAGACGGCTGGACTATCATGAACATGGCGGGCTCGCTGCTGTTGAGCGCTTCATGAAGCACTATTTCCTGATTGCCAAGGATGTCGGCGATCTGACACGCATCTTCTGCGCCCAACTGGAAGAATCCAATGCCAAGGATGCCCCGGGCCTGAACCGGCTGTTCCTCAATCTGACCGGACGGCGCAGACGCAAAATCCGCGGATCGAAGGACTTCGTTCTGGAAACCAAACGCATTACGGCGGCAGATGAAACCGTATTCCAGCGCGATCCGGTCAATCTGATACGGATGTTCTGGCTGGCCGACAAACACAATGTCGCGTTCCATCCCGATACGATTCAGCTGGTGCGCAGATCGCTCAAATTCATTACCAAGAAAGTGCGGGAAAATCCGGAGGCGAACCGGCTTTTTCTGGATATTCTGACCAGCCGGAACCAGCCGGAGACTGTCTTGCGGCGGATGAATGAAACCGGTGTTCTGGGCCGCTTCATCCCCGATTTTGGCCGTGTCGTGGCGATGATGCAGTTCAACATGTATCACCACTTTACGGTGGATGAGCATTTGTTGAGATCAATCGGCATTCTGTCGGAAATTGACCGCGGTGAACTGGAAGCGGAACACCCTCTGGCCAATAAGATTTTTTCGGAAATCAAGGATCGCGTGGTGCTGTATGTCGCCCTGTTCCTGCATGACATCGCCAAGGGACGGAATGAGGATCATTCCATCGCTGGCGCAAAAGTGGCGCGCAAACTGTGTCCGCGTTTCGGCCTGACAGCGGCGCAGACGGAGCTGGTCGCCTGGTTGATTGAGGAACATCTGACGATGTCCGCCATCGCGCAGTCGCGCGACCTGGCGGACCGCAAGACAATTCAGGATTTTGCCGGCTGCATGCAGACGTTCGAGCGGATGAAAATGCTGGTGATCCTGACAGTCTGCGACATCAAGGCAGTGGGTCCGGGAGTCTGGAACGGCTGGAAAGGCCAGTTGCTGCGCACGCTGTATTACGAGACCGAGCCGTTGCTGACCGGCGGCTTCACCCAGGTTGGACAGAGCGAACGCGTGCACCGCGCCATGGAACGGCTTGGCAGCACTTTGAGGGAAGAAAAACGCGGCGACGAAAAGGTCTGGAACCAGCGCCAGGTCAATGCCTATCAGAAACTGCATTATCCGGCTTACTGGCTGCGCGTCGACCCGGAAACCATGATCTACCATGCCCGGTTTATCAATGATGTGGAAACTTCCAAACGCAGTTTTGCAACCGGCGTTCACACCAAATCCTTTGAAGGTATTACCGAGATCACCGTCTACGCGCCGGATCATCCAAGGCTGCTGGCCTATGTGACCGGGGCCTGTGCGGTGGCCGGCGCCAATATTGTCGACGCGCAGATTTTCACCACGACCAATGGCAAGGCGCTGGATTCCATTTTCATCAATCGTGAATTCAACGATGATGCTGATGAGCTGCGCCGTGGCGCGCGAATCGGAGAACTGATTGAAGACGTGTTGAACGGGTCTTTGCATCTGCCCGCCGTGCTCGCCAGCAAGAGCCAGAAAACACGCCGTCAGAAAGCGTTTTCACTGGAACCGACGGTTACGATCGACAATACGGTCTCCAATCTGTTTTCAGTGGTTGAAGTCTCCGGTCTCGACCGGCTCGGACTGCTTTACGATCTGACCACCGCGATGGCAGACCTCAATTTGAATATTGCCTCGGCCCATATTGCGACCTTTGGCGAACGGGCACTGGACGGTTTCTACGTCACCGATCTGATCGGCGAAAAAATCACTAACCCGGGCAAACACAGAACCATCAAGAACCGGCTGTTGCGGGTATTCATGACCAAGCCGGGGACTGCCGGCCATGTGCCAACCAAAGCGAAACGCAACACTCCGCCGGCAACTCATGAAAGACCGTCGGCTTGA
- the hslU gene encoding ATP-dependent protease ATPase subunit HslU, whose protein sequence is MSNFSPREIVSELDRHIIGQKDAKRAVAVALRNRWRRMQLEGVMREEVLPKNILMIGPTGVGKTEIARRLAKLANAPFIKIEATKFTEVGYVGRDVEQIIRDLIEVAISQTREKSRKTVEAKAHLQAEERVLDALVGDTASPSTRESFRKKLRDGSMDDKEIEIDVRDTSNPLGGMDIPGMPGGSVGVMNLNDLFGKAMGGRTKKRRVNVRESYDLLLSEEADKMLDEEQVVADAITMVENDGIVFLDEIDKICARADRGGAEVSREGVQRDLLPLIEGTTVATKHGPVKTDHILFIASGAFHVAKPADLLPELQGRLPIRVELRALEQEDFERILTEPEASLIKQYKALLATEDVTLEFTEDSITEIARLAVQINASVENIGARRLQTILEKLLEEISFTATDRGGETIQIDAELVRTNVAELAKDTDLSRFIL, encoded by the coding sequence ATGAGCAATTTTTCTCCACGCGAGATCGTCTCGGAACTCGACCGCCATATTATTGGCCAGAAGGACGCCAAGCGCGCTGTCGCAGTGGCGTTGCGCAATCGTTGGCGCCGTATGCAACTGGAAGGGGTGATGCGCGAGGAAGTGCTGCCCAAAAACATTCTGATGATCGGGCCGACCGGCGTCGGCAAGACCGAGATCGCCCGGCGGCTGGCAAAACTGGCCAATGCGCCGTTTATCAAGATTGAAGCCACCAAATTCACCGAGGTCGGCTATGTGGGGCGCGATGTCGAGCAGATTATCCGGGATCTGATTGAGGTTGCAATTTCCCAGACGCGGGAAAAGAGCCGCAAAACCGTTGAAGCCAAAGCGCATCTGCAAGCCGAAGAACGGGTGCTGGATGCCCTGGTTGGCGATACCGCAAGTCCGAGCACGCGGGAATCCTTCCGCAAGAAATTGCGCGACGGCAGCATGGATGACAAGGAAATCGAGATCGATGTGCGCGATACCTCCAATCCGTTAGGCGGAATGGATATTCCCGGCATGCCCGGCGGCAGCGTCGGAGTGATGAATCTCAATGATCTGTTCGGCAAGGCAATGGGCGGGCGCACCAAGAAACGCCGCGTCAATGTGCGCGAAAGCTATGATTTGCTGTTGAGCGAAGAAGCCGACAAGATGCTGGATGAAGAGCAGGTTGTTGCTGATGCAATCACAATGGTGGAAAATGACGGCATCGTGTTTCTCGACGAAATCGACAAAATCTGTGCGCGCGCAGATCGCGGCGGCGCCGAGGTCTCGCGCGAAGGCGTGCAGCGTGATCTGCTGCCGCTGATCGAAGGCACAACGGTGGCCACCAAACACGGTCCGGTCAAGACCGATCATATTCTGTTTATTGCCTCCGGCGCGTTCCATGTCGCCAAACCGGCGGATCTGCTGCCTGAACTGCAAGGTCGCCTGCCGATCCGGGTTGAATTGCGGGCGCTGGAACAAGAAGATTTTGAACGCATTCTGACAGAACCCGAAGCCAGCCTGATCAAGCAGTACAAGGCGCTGTTGGCAACCGAGGACGTGACGCTGGAATTCACCGAGGATTCTATCACCGAGATTGCCCGTCTTGCCGTGCAGATCAATGCATCGGTGGAGAATATCGGCGCCAGACGGCTGCAGACCATTCTGGAAAAGCTGCTGGAAGAAATCAGTTTCACAGCAACGGATCGTGGTGGCGAAACCATCCAGATCGATGCTGAACTGGTGCGCACCAATGTGGCGGAACTGGCCAAGGATACGGATTTGAGCCGGTTTATTCTATAA
- a CDS encoding GNAT family N-acetyltransferase encodes MPACAPHIGFDALTEAALPLLKVWLKEPHVQLWWGDPEREIELMRQTIGNAAEQGFVVTVDSRPVGYIQCWRPAMYSDEAPWAVELEQKAIAIDMFIGAARDTGKGLGVLIVRGFCARLFEEGADYLVIDPDADNKFAIRAYQKAGFEPLRDYRTPDGVTHIMDLTKIRFQRTV; translated from the coding sequence TTGCCCGCTTGCGCACCACATATCGGGTTCGACGCTTTGACAGAGGCCGCGCTGCCGTTGTTGAAAGTCTGGCTGAAAGAACCGCATGTGCAGTTGTGGTGGGGTGATCCCGAGCGCGAAATCGAGTTGATGCGTCAGACAATTGGCAATGCTGCTGAACAGGGATTTGTTGTCACGGTGGACAGCAGGCCGGTGGGTTACATCCAGTGCTGGCGTCCTGCCATGTATAGCGATGAAGCGCCCTGGGCCGTAGAGCTGGAGCAGAAGGCCATCGCCATTGATATGTTTATCGGAGCAGCGCGGGACACCGGAAAAGGACTTGGCGTGCTCATCGTCCGTGGCTTTTGCGCCCGGTTGTTTGAAGAGGGCGCAGATTATCTTGTGATCGACCCTGATGCGGATAATAAGTTCGCTATCAGAGCCTACCAAAAAGCAGGGTTTGAACCCTTGCGCGACTATCGCACGCCAGACGGCGTGACACATATTATGGACCTAACAAAAATCCGTTTTCAGAGGACTGTATGA